A single region of the Rhodococcus sp. W8901 genome encodes:
- a CDS encoding cobyric acid synthase: MTGALLVAGTTSDAGKSVLVAGLCRMLARRGVKVAPFKAQNMSNNSVVTLDGGEIGRAQALQARACGLEPSVRFNPVLLKPGGDRTSQLVVRGKAVTSVGARDYITHREWLRDIVADELASLRDEFDVVICEGAGSPAEINLRATDLANMGLAQAAQLPVIVVGDIDRGGVLAHLFGTVAVLSPEDQALIAGFVINKFRGDVSLLEPGLEQLRALTGRPTLGVVPFAEDLWLDAEDSLGVVGDAPVGRPGPPAGDEWLRVAAIRLPRISNSTDVEALACEPGVSVHWVSEPSRLADVDLVVVPGSKSTVADLEWMRRNGIGDALVRRAETGGAILGICGGYQMLGTVIDDGIESGVGAVPGLGLLDLEIEFAADKVLAQVDGHADGIPVRGYEIHHGRIRRNGDAPLLSGADGVKEGSVRGSVRGTHWHGLLESDDYRRHLLTEIADAAGRPGFRVAPGTDVARVREAQLDLLADLVEQHLDLDALDALLGGGAPSGMPMIRSSLA; encoded by the coding sequence CTGACCGGCGCACTGCTGGTCGCCGGCACCACCTCCGACGCCGGCAAGAGCGTCCTGGTGGCCGGGCTGTGCCGGATGCTGGCGCGGCGCGGGGTGAAGGTGGCGCCGTTCAAAGCGCAGAACATGTCGAACAACTCCGTCGTCACCCTCGACGGCGGGGAGATCGGCCGGGCCCAGGCGCTGCAGGCGCGGGCGTGCGGCCTCGAGCCGAGTGTCCGGTTCAACCCGGTGCTGCTCAAGCCCGGCGGCGACCGGACGTCGCAGCTGGTGGTCCGCGGCAAGGCCGTCACCAGTGTCGGCGCCCGCGACTACATCACCCACCGCGAGTGGCTCCGGGACATCGTCGCCGACGAGCTGGCGTCGCTGCGCGACGAGTTCGACGTCGTGATCTGCGAGGGTGCCGGATCGCCCGCCGAGATCAACCTGCGCGCCACCGACCTGGCGAACATGGGGTTGGCGCAGGCCGCGCAGCTGCCGGTGATCGTGGTCGGCGACATCGACCGCGGGGGAGTGCTGGCTCACCTGTTCGGGACGGTCGCGGTCCTCTCTCCTGAGGACCAGGCGCTGATCGCCGGGTTCGTGATCAACAAGTTCCGCGGGGACGTGAGCCTCCTCGAACCGGGCCTCGAGCAACTGCGTGCCCTCACCGGACGGCCGACCCTCGGCGTCGTCCCGTTCGCCGAGGACCTGTGGCTCGACGCCGAGGACTCGCTCGGCGTGGTCGGCGACGCACCGGTGGGACGGCCCGGCCCGCCCGCCGGCGACGAATGGTTGCGGGTGGCCGCGATCCGGCTGCCGCGGATCTCGAACTCCACCGACGTCGAGGCCCTCGCGTGCGAACCGGGCGTTTCGGTGCACTGGGTGAGCGAGCCGTCGCGCCTCGCCGACGTCGACCTCGTCGTCGTGCCCGGCAGCAAGTCGACGGTGGCCGATCTGGAGTGGATGCGGCGCAACGGAATCGGTGACGCTCTCGTCCGCCGTGCGGAGACCGGCGGCGCGATTCTCGGCATCTGTGGCGGCTACCAGATGTTGGGCACGGTGATCGACGACGGTATCGAATCCGGCGTCGGCGCGGTACCCGGACTGGGGCTGCTCGACCTCGAGATCGAGTTCGCCGCCGACAAGGTGCTCGCGCAGGTCGACGGTCACGCCGACGGAATCCCGGTGCGCGGCTACGAGATCCATCACGGGCGCATCCGGCGCAACGGCGACGCGCCGCTGTTGAGCGGCGCGGACGGCGTCAAGGAGGGTAGCGTCCGGGGGAGTGTCCGCGGCACCCACTGGCACGGTCTGCTCGAGAGCGACGACTACCGGCGGCACCTGCTGACCGAGATCGCCGACGCGGCCGGCCGGCCCGGGTTCCGCGTCGCGCCCGGCACCGACGTCGCGCGGGTGCGGGAGGCGCAGTTGGATCTGCTGGCCGACCTGGTGGAACAGCACCTGGACCTGGACGCGCTCGACGCGCTGCTGGGAGGCGGCGCGCCGAGCGGAATGCCCATGATCAGGTCGTCGCTCGCCTGA
- a CDS encoding ABC transporter permease: MTVATPTRTAASAGPSPTGVRRLLAVCRLHVVAWPLLLALPAAILAVTFAINLTIFALIDAESETHGTGAVLSLYGFVVAFYAQAMTQSFPFALGLSVTRRQFFTSTVVVAVVQSAAFAAVLQLLSVIEAATDGWGVRMRMFGVLRYATDSSVLQTVTLFASLLLTTSISMLLGAVYQRWRTPGFLIAGIGTIGALGIAAVVITWARWWPAVGSWFVDAPRTVVLAVVPLAASVAAIAATWAVLRRATT, encoded by the coding sequence ATGACCGTCGCCACCCCCACCCGCACCGCCGCTTCGGCGGGCCCCTCGCCCACCGGTGTCCGACGCCTCCTGGCGGTATGCCGACTCCACGTGGTGGCGTGGCCGCTGCTGCTGGCCCTGCCCGCCGCGATCCTCGCGGTCACGTTCGCCATCAATCTCACGATCTTCGCGCTGATCGACGCCGAGAGCGAGACCCACGGCACCGGCGCCGTGCTCTCGCTGTACGGATTCGTCGTGGCGTTCTACGCGCAGGCGATGACACAGTCGTTCCCGTTCGCGCTGGGCTTGAGCGTGACGCGGCGCCAGTTCTTCACCTCGACCGTCGTCGTGGCGGTGGTCCAGTCGGCCGCGTTCGCCGCGGTGCTGCAGCTGCTGTCGGTGATCGAGGCGGCGACCGACGGGTGGGGAGTCCGGATGCGCATGTTCGGAGTCCTCCGCTACGCGACGGATTCGAGTGTGCTCCAGACCGTCACGCTGTTCGCAAGCCTGCTGCTGACCACATCGATCTCGATGCTGCTCGGCGCGGTGTACCAGCGCTGGAGGACACCGGGGTTCCTCATCGCGGGAATCGGGACGATCGGAGCACTGGGCATCGCCGCGGTCGTCATCACGTGGGCACGCTGGTGGCCGGCGGTGGGATCATGGTTCGTCGATGCGCCCCGGACGGTGGTGCTCGCGGTGGTTCCGCTGGCAGCCTCGGTCGCGGCGATCGCCGCGACCTGGGCAGTCCTCAGGCGAGCGACGACCTGA
- a CDS encoding ABC transporter ATP-binding protein codes for MTITDIDRDTIVSVRALGKRYGDVTALDDISFDLREGKIYGLLGRNGAGKTTLMKILTGQELPSSGEVSAFGGAPFENADVLQNVCFVKESQKYPDDLKVKHVLSAAALLLPGWDGEFAGRLMDDFQLPECRRVKKLSRGMTSALGIVIGLASRAPLTLFDEPYLGLDAVARQLFYDRLLADYVDHPRTVVLSTHLIDEVADLLEHVIVIDGGRVATDADSDDLRSRHVLASGRAAAVDAFTAGRTVLHREDIGGFARATVRGTISAADRAEAARNDIELSPVSLQQITIRNALDSRTDIGKETRS; via the coding sequence ATGACCATCACAGACATCGACCGGGACACCATCGTCTCGGTACGGGCGCTCGGGAAGCGCTACGGCGACGTCACCGCGCTCGACGACATCTCGTTCGATCTGCGGGAAGGGAAGATCTACGGGCTGCTCGGCCGCAACGGCGCGGGCAAGACCACGCTGATGAAGATCCTCACCGGCCAGGAACTGCCGAGCAGCGGGGAGGTCAGTGCGTTCGGCGGGGCACCGTTCGAGAACGCGGACGTCCTGCAGAACGTGTGCTTCGTCAAGGAGAGCCAGAAGTATCCGGACGATCTGAAGGTCAAGCACGTCCTGTCCGCCGCGGCCCTCCTGCTACCGGGGTGGGACGGCGAGTTCGCCGGCCGATTGATGGACGACTTCCAACTCCCCGAGTGCCGCCGGGTCAAGAAGCTCTCGCGCGGAATGACGTCTGCGCTCGGCATCGTCATCGGGCTCGCATCGCGGGCGCCGCTGACGCTGTTCGACGAGCCCTACCTGGGCCTCGACGCGGTTGCCCGCCAACTGTTCTACGACCGACTGCTCGCCGACTACGTGGACCACCCGCGCACGGTCGTGCTGTCCACGCATCTGATCGACGAGGTGGCCGACCTGCTCGAACACGTCATCGTGATCGACGGCGGCCGGGTCGCCACCGACGCCGATTCCGACGACCTGCGCAGCCGGCATGTGCTGGCCAGTGGTCGTGCCGCGGCCGTGGACGCCTTCACAGCGGGACGGACGGTCCTGCACCGCGAGGACATCGGCGGCTTCGCACGCGCAACCGTGCGTGGCACGATCTCCGCGGCGGACCGCGCCGAGGCGGCGCGAAACGACATCGAACTGTCGCCGGTCTCCCTGCAGCAGATCACGATTCGCAACGCCCTCGACAGCCGCACCGACATCGGCAAGGAGACCCGGTCATGA
- a CDS encoding GntR family transcriptional regulator, whose product MLNEEGKPLFQQIAGLVENAIIDGSLPEESQAPSTNELAAFHRINPATAAKGLNQLVADGILYKRRGIGMFVTTGARDALRFRRREQFATQYVAPLVREADKLGMSIAELKSMLDKWEERP is encoded by the coding sequence GTGCTGAACGAGGAGGGCAAGCCCCTCTTCCAGCAGATCGCGGGGCTCGTCGAGAACGCGATCATCGACGGTTCACTGCCGGAGGAGTCGCAGGCGCCGTCCACCAACGAACTGGCGGCCTTCCACCGGATCAACCCGGCGACGGCGGCGAAGGGACTCAACCAGCTCGTCGCCGACGGAATCCTTTACAAGAGAAGGGGTATCGGCATGTTCGTCACCACGGGCGCCCGGGACGCGCTCCGGTTCCGCAGGCGCGAACAGTTCGCGACGCAATACGTCGCGCCGCTCGTCCGCGAGGCGGACAAGCTCGGAATGAGCATCGCCGAACTCAAATCCATGCTGGACAAGTGGGAGGAACGTCCATGA
- a CDS encoding serine hydrolase domain-containing protein: MPNGLDIRVRGVDVRSRFDTGTGIRVACGALVAALAIAGCSSGDSGSGETASSSATSSSTASATTTVALQKIDAATLNETVASMAKDLQVPGAVAILKMPGGDLTATYGTGKLGASTAVTTVDHIRIGSNTKTMTGTVILQLVQEGKIALTDPVSKYRPDVPNGDNITIEQLLDMRSGLFNYTETAELNETLDNDPQKQWKPDDLLAIGFANPPYFPPGQGYHYSNTNIVLLGLIAESLDGKPLPQIFQSRLFGPLGLTGTSFPDTADSSIPAPHSQGYVYGTNMDTLTDPALPADMQAAAKDATLQPNDVTDVNPSWAWAAGAGISTANDLVTWVQALVGGKLLDADLQAQRLASVQPTGPDSASAQYGWGIAKMGPMFGHTGELPGFNSFMGHDPENKVTLVVWTNLAPAANGQDPATTMAKEIIGKVYPA; encoded by the coding sequence ATGCCGAACGGCCTGGACATCCGCGTGAGGGGAGTCGACGTGCGCAGCAGATTCGATACCGGGACGGGGATTCGTGTCGCGTGCGGCGCGCTGGTCGCGGCGCTCGCGATCGCCGGTTGTTCCTCCGGTGATTCGGGATCCGGCGAGACGGCCTCGAGTAGCGCGACGTCAAGCAGTACGGCGTCCGCGACCACCACCGTGGCGCTGCAGAAGATCGACGCGGCCACCCTGAACGAGACCGTTGCGTCGATGGCGAAGGACCTGCAGGTCCCGGGTGCGGTCGCCATCCTCAAGATGCCCGGCGGGGACCTCACGGCGACCTACGGCACGGGAAAGCTCGGCGCGTCGACGGCGGTGACCACCGTCGACCACATTCGCATCGGCTCCAACACCAAGACCATGACCGGCACGGTGATCCTGCAGCTCGTCCAGGAGGGCAAGATCGCGCTGACGGATCCGGTCTCGAAGTACCGGCCGGACGTGCCGAACGGCGACAACATCACCATCGAGCAGTTGCTCGACATGCGCAGCGGCCTGTTCAACTACACCGAGACCGCCGAGCTCAACGAGACCCTCGACAACGACCCGCAGAAGCAATGGAAGCCGGACGACCTGCTGGCGATCGGGTTCGCGAATCCGCCGTACTTCCCGCCGGGGCAGGGGTATCACTACTCCAACACCAACATCGTGCTGCTGGGTCTCATCGCGGAGAGCCTGGACGGCAAGCCGTTGCCGCAGATCTTCCAGTCGCGGCTGTTCGGTCCGTTGGGGCTGACCGGAACCTCGTTCCCGGACACCGCCGACAGTTCGATTCCCGCGCCGCACTCACAGGGTTACGTGTACGGGACGAACATGGACACGTTGACCGATCCGGCGCTGCCGGCAGACATGCAGGCCGCCGCGAAGGACGCAACGCTGCAGCCGAACGACGTCACCGACGTCAACCCGTCGTGGGCATGGGCGGCCGGCGCCGGCATCTCGACCGCCAACGACCTCGTGACGTGGGTGCAGGCCCTGGTCGGCGGGAAGCTGCTCGACGCCGACCTGCAGGCCCAGCGCCTCGCCAGCGTGCAGCCGACGGGCCCGGACAGTGCGTCGGCCCAATACGGTTGGGGTATAGCGAAAATGGGTCCGATGTTCGGGCACACCGGGGAGCTTCCGGGATTCAACTCCTTCATGGGTCACGACCCCGAGAACAAGGTGACCCTGGTGGTGTGGACCAATCTGGCTCCGGCCGCGAACGGGCAGGATCCGGCGACCACCATGGCGAAGGAGATCATCGGCAAGGTCTATCCCGCATAG
- a CDS encoding alpha/beta fold hydrolase, whose protein sequence is MESTRVEVGSGTWTVRIGGPESRHTVLLLPDAGDTADVFDAVCARLHDSDLRTVVPENVDGLDEPSVIAMLDELKLPWVNLVGSGSGAELAWLLAAKTFGRFASLVVADRGHPAVPGADGSVRDAACPAVELPTTVVVGTSLGRPCADASGRYAYSEFRIVQLDGIDNVPADAAPELASEIVLRTSSW, encoded by the coding sequence ATGGAGTCGACGCGTGTTGAGGTGGGAAGCGGGACCTGGACGGTCCGTATCGGTGGGCCCGAGAGCCGACACACAGTTCTCTTGCTTCCCGATGCGGGCGATACGGCTGACGTCTTCGACGCCGTCTGCGCGCGCCTGCACGACTCGGATCTGCGGACCGTCGTCCCGGAGAACGTCGACGGGCTCGACGAGCCGTCGGTGATCGCGATGCTCGACGAGCTGAAGCTGCCGTGGGTGAACCTCGTCGGCTCCGGGTCGGGCGCCGAGCTGGCGTGGCTGCTGGCCGCCAAGACATTCGGTCGGTTCGCGAGCCTCGTCGTCGCCGATCGTGGCCACCCCGCGGTGCCGGGGGCGGACGGCTCGGTTCGGGACGCGGCGTGCCCCGCCGTCGAACTGCCGACTACGGTCGTCGTGGGCACCTCGCTCGGCCGTCCCTGCGCGGACGCCAGTGGGCGGTACGCGTATTCGGAGTTCCGGATCGTCCAGCTCGACGGCATCGACAACGTCCCCGCGGACGCGGCCCCGGAGCTCGCCAGCGAGATCGTTCTCCGCACGAGCTCCTGGTAG
- a CDS encoding SulP family inorganic anion transporter produces MHDTVPAPSDVTSVRAALRSPRRLTTEALAGLVTSLALIPEVISFAVIAGVDPKVALYTSCIMAMTIAFVGGRPAMVSAAAGATALVVAPLVAAHGIDYLIAAVWLAGALQIAFAAAGIARLVRFIPRSVMIGFVNALAILIFSAQLRHLFDVPWLVYPLVVAGLAMIVFVPRLTTAVPAPLIAIVVLTSVVALFRLDVPDVADQGELPSGLPTWMIPDVPWTWETLTIVAPFALGLALVGLLESLLTAKLVDDITDTPSGKTREAWGQGVANIAGALFGGMGGCAMIGQTMINVKEGRARTRISTFLAGFFLLALCVTVGDVVGAVPMAALVAVMLVIAVTTFDWRSIAPRTLKLMPRSETLVMLVTVAGTLATENLAVGVVLGVLTAMVAFARRVARTARVDVHDRDDREAGGVVERTYRVTGELFWASSNDLIRRFDYGGDPDSVVIDLTDAEVWDASTVATLDAVRRKYAAKGTSTRIVGLDGASLHRLERLSGKLG; encoded by the coding sequence GTGCACGACACCGTTCCCGCCCCGTCCGACGTCACGTCCGTTCGCGCCGCGCTGCGTTCCCCACGCCGACTCACCACCGAGGCGCTGGCCGGGCTGGTGACGTCCCTCGCGCTGATCCCCGAGGTGATCTCGTTCGCGGTCATCGCGGGCGTGGATCCCAAGGTGGCGCTGTACACGTCGTGCATCATGGCGATGACGATCGCGTTCGTCGGTGGCCGGCCGGCGATGGTCTCCGCTGCCGCCGGTGCGACGGCGCTGGTGGTGGCCCCGCTCGTGGCCGCGCACGGGATCGACTACCTGATCGCGGCGGTGTGGCTGGCCGGCGCACTCCAGATCGCCTTCGCGGCGGCGGGCATCGCCCGACTGGTGCGGTTCATCCCGAGGTCGGTGATGATCGGGTTCGTCAACGCGCTCGCGATCCTCATCTTCAGCGCGCAGTTGCGGCATCTGTTCGACGTGCCGTGGCTCGTCTATCCGCTGGTCGTGGCCGGGCTGGCGATGATCGTGTTCGTGCCCAGGCTGACGACGGCGGTGCCCGCCCCGCTGATCGCGATCGTGGTGCTGACCAGTGTGGTGGCACTGTTCCGTCTCGACGTGCCCGACGTCGCGGACCAGGGTGAGCTGCCGTCGGGCCTGCCCACGTGGATGATCCCGGACGTGCCGTGGACGTGGGAGACGCTGACGATCGTCGCACCGTTCGCCCTCGGCCTGGCGCTGGTCGGTCTGCTCGAGTCGTTGCTGACCGCCAAACTCGTCGACGACATCACCGACACCCCGTCCGGCAAGACCCGCGAAGCCTGGGGGCAGGGCGTCGCGAACATCGCCGGCGCGTTGTTCGGCGGCATGGGTGGCTGCGCGATGATCGGCCAGACGATGATCAACGTCAAGGAGGGGCGGGCCCGCACCAGGATCTCCACGTTCCTCGCCGGATTCTTCCTGCTCGCGCTGTGCGTGACCGTCGGCGACGTCGTCGGGGCCGTCCCGATGGCCGCACTGGTGGCGGTGATGCTCGTGATCGCGGTGACGACCTTCGACTGGCGCAGCATTGCACCGCGCACCCTGAAGCTGATGCCGCGCAGCGAAACCCTCGTGATGCTGGTGACCGTCGCGGGCACCCTCGCGACCGAGAACCTGGCGGTCGGTGTCGTCCTCGGTGTCCTCACCGCGATGGTGGCGTTCGCGCGGCGGGTCGCCCGCACGGCCCGCGTCGACGTCCACGACCGCGACGACCGTGAGGCCGGCGGGGTCGTAGAGCGGACCTACCGGGTGACCGGGGAGTTGTTCTGGGCGTCGAGTAACGACCTGATCCGCCGCTTCGACTACGGCGGCGACCCGGACTCGGTGGTCATCGACCTCACCGACGCAGAGGTGTGGGATGCCTCCACGGTGGCCACGCTCGACGCGGTGCGGCGCAAGTACGCCGCCAAGGGGACGTCCACGCGCATCGTGGGCCTCGACGGTGCGAGTCTGCACCGCCTCGAACGGTTGTCCGGGAAGCTCGGCTAG
- a CDS encoding isopenicillin N synthase family dioxygenase has product MSARSLPIIDLENLDIDALRTVTHEIGFFYLTGHGIDQQLTDDLIAAAREFFALPEADKLEIENSNSPHFRGYTRVGGERTQGYIDWREQLDIGPERAAVEPIDPDRPWDVLHGPNLWPTRVPQLRDLALEWSAQAQTAGLRLISGWAQSLGAPADFFDAAFADPDPLLKIARYPGHDGSVTDQGVGSHKDVGALTLLYPEPTSGGFQVETENGWLDVDPIPGHFLVNIGELLEVATGGYLKATVHRVLPPAAGTDRVSLPFFLNPGYDHALPTVPLSPALAAEAAGVGPDQHGGTLHARYGLNALKSRLRAHPNVTERYHRDLLDLPALRG; this is encoded by the coding sequence ATGTCCGCCCGTTCCCTCCCGATCATCGATCTGGAAAACCTCGACATCGACGCCCTGCGCACCGTCACGCACGAGATTGGATTCTTCTACCTGACCGGTCACGGCATCGACCAGCAGCTCACCGACGACCTGATCGCCGCGGCTCGCGAGTTCTTCGCGCTGCCCGAGGCCGACAAGCTCGAGATCGAGAACAGCAACTCGCCGCACTTCCGCGGCTACACCCGCGTCGGCGGCGAGCGCACCCAGGGCTACATCGACTGGCGCGAGCAGCTCGACATCGGACCCGAGCGTGCCGCGGTCGAGCCGATCGATCCGGACCGCCCGTGGGACGTGCTGCACGGACCCAACCTGTGGCCCACCCGCGTCCCGCAGCTGCGCGACCTGGCGCTCGAGTGGTCGGCCCAGGCGCAGACCGCCGGACTTCGCCTCATCAGTGGATGGGCGCAGTCGCTCGGCGCCCCCGCGGACTTCTTCGATGCCGCCTTCGCCGACCCTGATCCGCTGCTCAAGATTGCCCGCTACCCGGGCCACGACGGCTCGGTCACCGACCAGGGGGTCGGCAGCCACAAGGACGTCGGGGCCCTGACCCTGCTCTACCCCGAACCGACCAGCGGCGGCTTCCAGGTGGAGACCGAGAACGGTTGGCTCGACGTCGACCCGATCCCCGGGCACTTCCTGGTCAACATCGGTGAGCTCCTCGAGGTGGCCACCGGCGGCTACCTCAAGGCCACCGTGCACCGGGTGCTGCCGCCGGCCGCAGGCACCGATCGCGTCTCGCTGCCGTTCTTCCTCAACCCCGGCTACGACCACGCCCTGCCCACGGTGCCGCTGTCGCCCGCGCTGGCCGCCGAGGCGGCCGGTGTCGGACCCGACCAGCACGGCGGCACCCTGCACGCCCGCTACGGACTCAACGCCCTCAAGTCGCGCCTGCGCGCCCATCCCAACGTCACCGAGCGGTACCACCGCGACCTGCTCGACCTGCCCGCACTGCGTGGCTGA
- a CDS encoding MetQ/NlpA family ABC transporter substrate-binding protein — protein MFLRRTAVLSAAALLTAGLAACSSSGDGETLVISASSTPHVEILEHIADSGALGDVKLDIKPVTGEIDPNELLVAGDVQANYFQHAPYLADWQKQKGVSDLVSVADVHLEPMGLYSEKVTAIDQIADGSTIALPKDTTNFSRGLYLLESAGLIQMDVPFADADLSIVTQKNIKANPKNLKFVEIERSQIARNLGDPQITAAVINSNYAIEAGLIPADDALLSENVENNPFANLLVVRAANENDPGVKALADALVSPETAAWIQENYSGSVVPVHPAK, from the coding sequence ATGTTCTTGCGCCGCACTGCTGTTCTGTCCGCCGCCGCCCTGCTCACCGCGGGCCTGGCTGCTTGCTCCTCGAGCGGTGACGGGGAGACGCTGGTGATCTCCGCGTCGAGCACCCCGCACGTGGAGATCCTCGAGCACATCGCCGACTCCGGCGCTCTGGGCGACGTCAAGCTCGACATCAAGCCGGTCACCGGCGAGATCGATCCCAACGAACTGCTCGTCGCCGGCGACGTGCAAGCCAATTACTTCCAGCACGCGCCGTACCTCGCGGACTGGCAGAAGCAGAAGGGTGTCAGCGACCTCGTCTCGGTCGCCGACGTCCACCTCGAGCCGATGGGCCTGTACTCCGAGAAGGTCACCGCGATCGACCAGATCGCCGACGGGTCGACCATCGCCCTGCCCAAGGACACCACCAACTTCTCGCGCGGGCTGTACCTGCTCGAGTCGGCCGGACTGATCCAGATGGACGTGCCGTTCGCGGACGCCGATCTGTCCATCGTCACGCAGAAGAACATCAAGGCCAACCCGAAGAACCTGAAGTTCGTCGAGATCGAGCGCTCGCAGATCGCCCGCAACCTGGGCGACCCGCAGATCACCGCCGCGGTCATCAACTCGAACTACGCGATCGAGGCCGGCCTGATCCCGGCCGACGACGCCCTGCTCTCGGAGAACGTCGAGAACAACCCGTTCGCGAACCTGCTCGTCGTCCGCGCGGCGAACGAGAACGATCCGGGCGTCAAGGCCCTCGCCGACGCGCTCGTCTCCCCGGAGACCGCCGCGTGGATCCAGGAGAACTACAGCGGTTCCGTCGTCCCGGTCCACCCCGCGAAGTGA
- a CDS encoding methionine ABC transporter ATP-binding protein has translation MITVENLVKTFPAAAGAGEVSALRGIDLEIAEGEIFGIVGPSGAGKSTLLRCLNLLERPTSGRIVLRGDDVSQLTGAGQRQARRRIGTVFQQFNLLHSRTVRANIEFPLELAGLDRKQRRARADELIELVGLAGKEKTFPSQLSGGQQQRVGIARALASEPDVLLCDEATSALDPDTTDQVLDLLAELNRRIGVTVVLITHELGVLRRICTSAARLEDGRIAETGRILDLVGTPGSVLGAAIVPVGDDPSAGADADTALVTTIGDEAHGPWLAQLVRKLDVDISVVGGRVEQVAGVTVGRLRLRFGPDVDRADVAAFVDAQPGTTLAWGEGPETTGAVTQGATA, from the coding sequence ATGATCACCGTCGAGAATCTGGTCAAGACCTTCCCCGCCGCCGCCGGCGCGGGGGAGGTCTCGGCCCTGCGCGGCATCGACCTCGAGATCGCCGAGGGCGAGATCTTCGGCATCGTCGGACCGTCGGGTGCGGGCAAGTCCACGCTGCTGCGGTGCCTGAACCTGCTCGAGCGCCCCACCAGCGGGCGCATCGTGCTCCGCGGCGACGACGTCTCGCAGCTCACCGGTGCCGGCCAGCGGCAGGCGCGCCGCCGCATCGGCACCGTGTTCCAGCAGTTCAACCTGCTGCACTCGCGGACCGTGCGGGCCAACATCGAGTTCCCGCTCGAACTGGCCGGACTGGACCGCAAGCAGCGCCGGGCCCGCGCCGACGAGCTGATCGAGTTGGTCGGTCTCGCGGGCAAGGAGAAGACGTTCCCGTCGCAGCTGTCGGGCGGGCAGCAGCAGCGCGTGGGCATCGCCCGCGCCCTCGCGTCCGAGCCCGACGTGCTGCTCTGCGACGAGGCGACCAGTGCGCTCGATCCCGACACCACCGATCAGGTGCTCGACCTGCTCGCCGAGCTGAATCGCAGGATCGGCGTCACCGTCGTGCTCATCACCCACGAACTGGGTGTGCTGCGCCGCATCTGCACCTCCGCCGCCCGGCTCGAGGACGGCCGGATCGCGGAGACCGGACGGATCCTCGATCTGGTCGGTACGCCCGGCTCGGTTCTGGGCGCGGCGATCGTCCCGGTCGGGGACGACCCGTCCGCGGGCGCCGACGCGGACACCGCACTGGTCACGACGATCGGTGACGAGGCCCACGGACCGTGGCTCGCGCAGCTCGTCCGCAAGCTCGACGTCGACATCTCCGTGGTCGGCGGTCGGGTCGAACAGGTCGCCGGCGTCACCGTCGGCCGACTGCGTCTGCGTTTCGGTCCCGACGTGGACCGGGCGGACGTCGCCGCGTTCGTGGACGCCCAGCCGGGTACCACCCTGGCGTGGGGTGAAGGACCGGAAACGACCGGCGCCGTGACGCAGGGAGCCACCGCATGA
- a CDS encoding methionine ABC transporter permease, whose translation MNKLTWYDSLPEVWEATQETLYMVGISFVLTVLGGILLGVVLYVTAPSGLWPQRVVNVVLGTIVNIFRSLPFLILMIALIGLTRLIVGTAIGPTAAIVPLTIGAIPFYARVVESALREVPVGRIEAGQAMGATNMQVVRKVLLPESVSSLVAGATLTVVLLVGYSAMAGVIGGGGLGDFAIVYGYQRFNTPVLLVAVVVLIVLVQILQSIGDGVVRALSHRK comes from the coding sequence ATGAACAAGCTGACCTGGTACGACTCGCTCCCCGAGGTGTGGGAGGCGACGCAGGAGACCCTCTACATGGTGGGGATCTCCTTCGTGCTCACCGTGCTCGGCGGGATCCTGCTCGGCGTCGTGCTGTACGTGACCGCGCCGAGCGGACTGTGGCCGCAGCGCGTCGTCAACGTCGTGCTCGGCACGATCGTCAACATCTTCCGCTCGCTGCCGTTCCTGATCCTGATGATCGCGCTCATCGGGCTCACCCGCTTGATCGTCGGCACCGCGATCGGGCCGACCGCGGCGATCGTGCCGCTCACGATCGGCGCGATCCCGTTCTATGCGCGCGTGGTCGAGTCGGCATTGCGGGAGGTGCCCGTCGGTCGCATCGAGGCCGGTCAGGCGATGGGGGCGACGAACATGCAGGTCGTCCGGAAAGTGCTGCTGCCGGAGTCGGTTTCGTCGCTGGTGGCGGGTGCGACGCTGACCGTCGTCCTGCTCGTCGGGTACTCGGCGATGGCCGGGGTCATCGGCGGCGGCGGTCTGGGCGACTTCGCGATCGTCTACGGCTACCAGCGGTTCAACACGCCGGTGCTCCTGGTCGCGGTGGTGGTGCTCATCGTGCTGGTGCAGATCCTGCAGTCCATCGGAGACGGGGTGGTCCGGGCGCTCTCGCACCGGAAGTAG